The DNA segment GGCACCAATTATAGTTAATACACATCAAATAGCTTGAGCAGAGGCCTAGGAGCAGCCTGATCACTCCGATAATACCAACTGTCACTCTGTTAGCTGGTGAGCGGTGCTGCTCATATAATTAGTCTACGTTCCATGAAGGAAACAATATAAATGTGGCCAAAATGACATACAAAATATGGGCTGTGGCTCAGATGAAGTAAAAGCCAGTAAAAGCCAAGCCAAATGGAATGTCTTCAGATACAAACCAGGAGACAGAGACAAGTGGCTTTGATTTACAACATTACATAAATATTGTGGGGTAGGCAGAAGAACTCAAAGCTGCAAATACAAAACTTTGGGATTATAGTCATTATTGTCCTTTTTTCATAAGTATGAATGTTGTATTAATGCATCATGTGAAAGATGCTTTTTTAGAACAAGAATTTACATGGACATGGATAACAAAAATTGAATTATTGAAATAATTGATTGCCATTAATTGAGaatctttctcttttccatcctccctccctttcttttttcttctttctttctttctttctttctttctttctttctttctttctttctttctttctttctttctttctttctttctttctttctttctttctttctttctttctttctttctttctttcttcttgccTCAACATTACCACATATACACTGCAACTTTATGTTTACTAtttctataatttaaataatatctttaataaaaaataaaaaaataattataaatagacATTAATGCACAATCCAAAGTCAGTAATATTAGTCAGGAAATCATACAAAAGTTTCtgctaattgtttttaaaaagagtCTTCTGGATGAAAACTATCATAagcaataataatgtttttttccctcctttttctttgtttggctttttatataaatgcatttacaGAATGATTTATGGAAATGTGACTTATTTTATTACTGTCAGTATAAATTCAACTTTCGATTCAATGGGAGCATGTGAATAGGTGTAAACGATGGTACCTGCCTTGTGACAATGACTGATGATTTTTCATACACTTTAAGGTGTGAAGTCATCAGCAGTTCAGGTGGTTTACCTCAAGTGTTTCACTCACAGATTAGCCACAAAGAGCACAAGAGGTGCTTTACTTGTACAACTTTAAAATCAGCTAACATTCCCTGTGACATGGGACATTTTGGGTGTAGTCATAGtacattttttgtaatattttcctataattcaatttaatattcaaagtaatattttaacaaatgacGTCAGAAGgaaacatgtatgtatgtaaaatgcatttgtcttttctcctctatctctttcactctcacacacacacacacgcactgcgAGGCAGACAATCAGGGCGCAGCTCGTCTGTGTGAAGCCAGCTGGCTGCGGGGTCCCCGCGAGCTGAGTACCTCTCCCCCACTGAGTGCAATTGAGAATCCAGACCTGGTTTAACTCTTCACACAGCCCACAGCCAGGCCTGGCACACACTGTCAATCTATAGCACTATACGCTATCAGCTACAATAAGGCCATGTCTAtagacttacacacacacacacacacacacactcataaacaaACACTTACCAACACATACAGAGCCATTGAAAATCTCAGACACTTCCATAGCCATATCCATTCatgtacagaaaacacacaatcaAATAACCAGTCTTATTCTTTGTGCTGTCCACACACCTATTCCTGCATTCACCCACTCAGGACACCCTGCTCCTGAAAAGCACTGCAGGTTCCACTGTCTGTTTGGGTGCAGTAATTAAACAGTGCTAAATCTGACAAGCAGAGAAATGCGCACAGGGTGTGTTCACGCAAGTCAAACTGACTGAAATGGTTAAAGAAGGCTGTCCAGAGAGCAATGTGTAATTGGTGATGATGGGAACGGACACAAGCCACATGAGGCCAACGACAAAGAACTGCCATCGCCACCAACAAAGAGCCAGCAGGAGGCCTGGCCATATGTGCCGGGGCAGGGCAGCTTCAAAGGCAACCCGAGTCTCACTACTCTCCATTTCACACCCTGAGAGCCATaccaaaaataatatttcacagtATCATTACCATTCATCCACAATGTTTATCCAGAAAAGGGTCCATGGTGCTGGGAAGTGAGAGATATACAGCAGAGCTTGTATTAAACTGGATGTTAGGAAAAGGTGAAGCTATGCCAATAATGCAGGtgacacaggtgtgtgtgtgtgtgtgtgtgtgtgtgtgtgtgtgtgtgtgtgtgagaaaatccTGCGTGGTCTTCTCAAAGTTTCTCAACTTGTTCCCCCCAGAAATTCGGTTAGGTTTATTATTTCAGCATGGTAGTGGGAATCCCTGCAGGATATTGTCaagattttgtttacatttcatcAAGTGCAGTGTTCAGTTCCCCCTAGTggtcatttataaaatatatctgtATCTGtcatacataactatatataacaactctctctctctctctctctctctctctctctctctctctctgtatatatatatatatatatatatatatatatatatatatatatatatatatatatatatatatatacatctaaTTTTACATATTGGATATTTTACATGGTGTAAATcatctacttacatctgtaAATTATGATAATGGCATTAAAATAAAGAGGCACGGGTGAAATAAtagctatgaaaaaaaaaagaaaatactgacTTGTCAGagtgtacaatatatatatacatattatgaGAATAAAGCATAATCCACAGAGATTCCATCAAATGCAACAATCATCTCAGAACTTAAAATCATACAATCTATATTTATCATGATTACCTACATTagtgtgtgaatgtattttCTACTGTTGTGTGAAAATGGAAACTCAGTAGTGGAAATTTAGTATATGCCCACATAATCTGATTGTGAAGATAGGATGAATTTACGTAAGCAGTTGTAGCTTAAAAACATCTCTATAGCATTCAgatacaccccccccccccacgaCATCTAAttctcagaaaaaaacaagcaagaaGAAATTTGCAGAATACACTGTGGGTTTTTTCATGCGTTGATCCCAGTCAGTTGTCTCACATCAGGTACTCAGGTGAAAGTCTAAAACCAGCACAAGAACCCACAAAAGGCTGTGGACAAAAATGATGGCAGAGTGTTTCTATTTTTGACTAAATGCCAGACTTGAGCACAATGCACATTACAATAGCAcataggaaaaaaattattccacAGGAGTCTTGAACTAGAGTACACTGTCATAGCTGGACATTAACCCTGTACCCTGTGACTCCCTAAAATGTATCTATAAGTTGTTATAATTAAATCAGAATTCTGTATTTTTAAGCCTAAACCTATTAAACTTTCTTGATTTTGGATCTCTATATCAGATATCCAAATGCAGCACATACGCATATTCAATGCAAGCtatttttaatatgatttacaaatgttttgttttatggtACTCTGGCTTCACTGTCTTCTGTATAATTCCCCCCAAATCAGTTTCACtctgacctccctcccctcaagaatgaaaataaaaaggtcAGATCTCTAAGAAGTGACTTTCATGCATGTCCCATGCTGGGTCGTCACTTTCAATATCCAAAAACCTTTTCTGTCACAGAGCCATCAACACCGCATAGACACACTCAGGCATGGCAAGATATACCAGTGACTTTTCACTGAGGCACCCTATAATTCCCCCTCGTTTTCACAGAAGGCATGATAAGAGGGTAAGCGATGCAAATCACAGGGACAGAACTATACCACACTGTGTTATACTGATAGTAAAATCCAGTATGCAGTCTGTGGGCTTTTTTgcccttttcttttgtttcttgtttagCCTAATATTTCAATCCTAGACATACAATGAATGTAGTAATGAGTTATTTACTCTAAATGCCCAAAGCTTGAGTGTGTCGACTAAACTTTTCAAGGCTTGCTAAGAAAAACATTCTCTTTACTGTGCATGCACAACATCAGtgtcattaaattatttttttcagtgttcTTGGACAGATCTTTAACTCTGTGCAGTGAATTAATGGAGCATAAAATCTGCAGGGTGTTAACTTGCAGGTGATGCCGTCTACACATGGCCTGCGTGGTGTGACCTAAGTACGCCGTGTCATAACTGCATGTGACTTGCGCCAATTAGTGACCTTTTGCTGGTCTCTAAAGACATCCACTTCAATTACAACAAAACCAGGATAAAAGAAAGCTATGCGGTAGATCAACACTGGACTGTACTGTACCTGAATTGACTGTAAACTGCAGGCACATGGCCCTGGTATGGTCCATGCCAGATTTATCTGCTGTGAAAAAAGGGCCTAGTTCAGAATGGCATAAAATTAAGCTTTTAACACAAAATCAATGGTCAAAAATAGACAAAGACAAGAATTagacaaatacataaattaccTTATTATGAGGTAGCTGTAAATGCTTGTGAGTAAATGGTGTTTCATTCAAAGGCTTCAATCAGTTGATCCAGTAGTAGAATCGCATTGACACGCATTAAatttagcattaaatatttaacattttcatttcataaaaaaaattatgattttaCCTTACGGAAGACAATATCAAgaatttatatagtttttttaattatataaagaatttcCAAGTTTTTGGTTTCTCCCCAGTTAAGTAAAATCAAACAAGCAAATGGTGGCACATGAAGTACACAGTAAggaatttattttgtgttgctCTTGCTAATTTGCTGACTAAAGATTTGGTAATAAAATCATTACAAGCTTGATATTGTGCATTTTTGGGCTTGgctaatcattttattttaggaGTGTGTAGAATTTATAATCTACAATTTAGCCACAACGTTGAAGATTTATTTACCTCCTGCTCTGTATTCTaaagttacatttttgtaatgCATTGATGCACAGATCTATAATGCGATGTAACATAATATGGATATTGAActaacattgtgttgtgtaacaATTGTATAAGACATGCTTTTGCTCTTTGCTGGTTGCTCATAAATCAAAATGTTCCTGCAAACTGCAGCAAATTATCAGTTCATGAATTCTTCTTGATAATATAGTTtttcctctttacctgctgtgATTTGTCGACAGTATGAGTATAGAATCAGTGCTCTTTTTGTAGTTACCAAATGAATACGCACACAGTACCAGgccatacagtatataacattAATACAATGCATTGCACATAATTGTATTTCAGTTCCATTTTACAGACAAAAACTTGTGTCTTAGTAATGTGTTGATTTAATACTACCCAATAGAGGGttgaccattcttcttcttGGTGTTTTAATGCTGGTGATGGACAGCACCGTCTAACACATCAAATCGAATCAAAATCTCCCGTAGGTGTTCAATTGGGTATGAGATCTGACATGAACGGTGGCCGTTCCAGCAAAACCCAGCCTGACTctgacttttttcctttttattcgtCACCTGTCTGTATTTAAATGTCAATGACAGTTGTGTAATAATTGTAATGCTTTTAAGTTCTTTGGTTAACAGTAATCTGATCCTCTTGCTTATTTTCTCTGAGTAGAATCAAGAGGCGGTGATGACACAACACTACCAAAACCACAGGTGCTATAGGAACATCAGCTACGCTGTTGAAATCTGTGTGGGATCAtcatacaaaaatgtatttagtagCTCATTAGATTAGAGTATATTCATGCTTgttgtgtaaaattaaataaaatttttttttttttttttttttaaacttaatttCAGTGTATATCTGCACAGCATTTGCACATTATATTGATCTTCCTCATGTTTTGCTGTGGATATTGTGCAAGCATATTTTTACCTCAACATCCTCTGTCTAAATAGGTCACTTTGCATTGGCAGGTGTTTGTGGTTTTTAcatgaaaaaatataacatgATATTTTTCTAACATTGAGGAGATGATTAGACTTTTAAAAAATGGAAGCGTGCTAATACAGGGTTAATTAGCAATCCATTCAACACTGTACAGCATCATATTTAACTTCTAAAGAAGACATAAGGCTGCTGACATTTACACTGGGTTTGTCCCTGTGACCACATTTAAAAGATAATGATTGAAGTTATAAACTGAATTTGAGCATAATTTTGCGAGACATTTTGAGCAACAGAACTCAGAGTTGCTGTCACTAACTCCTCAATGAGCAAAGTAGGTGGGTGCTTCTTAAGTTCAACAAATCCTTGGCAGCACAACTCCCACTCATTTTTCAGCCCACAAGCTCAGAGTGAAACATCTGCCATCACAAGTCTCCTGAATTAATtgtaagtattttttatttttccaataaaTGATCTTATTTGGCGTAGATATTGTCAAATGTTAAAGTTCAtcatcttgtttttattttaacctgTGGAATTTAGCATTAGGccatatttctaataaaaattgTGAAAACAGATTATCTGTGCACaaattcaatgcaatacaattTCTGAAGCAAATTCTTCCATGAatatctttgttttttcttccttcaaAGAAAATGGCCACTCAATCTCCATCAAATGAAAGTATTTCCAACCAATCCTGCAATGTATTTACCAACAAGGAATCAGCGCAAATTCTCTTCCCTGTCTTCTACATTACTGTGCTTGTTGTCAGTGTCTCGGGCAACAGCCTGGTCCTGTATATCACCagccagaaaaagaaaaaatgtaactcCACCACACTTTACCTGATCAACCTTGCAATCTCTGATACCCTCTTCACTCTTGCTCTTCCCGGTAGAATCACCTACTACATTCGTGGGTTTGACTGGCCGTTTGGAGATCTTTTTTGCAGGCTTActgctgttattttttattcaaacacCTACACAGGCATCGCTTTCATGACCTGCATCAGTGCTGACCGCTACCTAGCCATGGTGCATCCACACAGGTGTCCTAAGCTGAGGAGTCTGAAGGTGGTACGAAGAATCTGCATTCTAGTCTGGGCAATCGTTTTCCTGGAAACATCTCCCATGCTCTTTAGAAGCATGATGAAAGAGTGGGAAGGTCAGAAAACATGCATGGAGTTCTCCAACTTAGACGAATCTGCAAAAACCCCATATGTGCTTTTGCTTGCCTGTGTTATTGGGTTCTGTGTGCCCCTGGGACTTATCCTGGGCTGCTACAGCCAGATCAATTCCAAGCTTTCCAAGATGGCCAAGGAGAACCCTATGACTGGCAAGTCAGGGAAAAGCAGCAGAGCCAAGAACATAATACTGCTGATTTTGCTGAGCTTCATGCTGTGCTTCTGCCCATACCACATCAATATCATGCAGTTTATGGTGCGCAGACTTCTCCATAAACCCTCTTGCGAGGAAAAGAAGGCTTTCAAGATGTCTCTTCAAATCACAGTGTCCATGATGAACCTCAACTGCTGCCTGGATCCAGTCAtctatttttttgcaattaagACCTACAAGCAGAGAGTAATGAGTATTTTTAAGGGTTATATGCCTGCTTCACTGTCCTCAAAGAGCATGCCTGATAACAGCACCAGCAACACTTGAGAACCGTCCTATTTGAGTAAAGCAATTCTCATGTTAAAATGAAAAGTATTATTTGATTAAGAATTTATGTTTAAGTGTTGGACCCCCTCTTTATTTTCTAAGAATTGGCACATTAGCACCCTGCTGTCAACAGTTGCTATCTGCCAAATGATTCATTGAAATATAATTTCGCTGTCTTTAATTCTGTTCTTAAGTAAAGCTTTAATTTACTGTTTTTGTCTTAATAATTTCATGACAGTTTTACACagtaataaaattgtattcatttgtaGACTCAAATGCACGCTTATTATCTTTATAGCAAACTGCGACTTTGTTCTGTGATTTCTTTTCTGGAAACTATTGTTTGGAGAAGTATAGCAGAAACCATGACTAAGCAACTGCGAATCGATCACAGTTGGCTTGTGAAGTATTAAATGCATTAGTATTTAGGAGACTATTTATAGTCATTCAGTTTTCAATGTAACTTTTATAGAAAAAATGCAGCAagaatattaaacataaaaatacaaaaaaaagcttactGATTACTGAGTACTGATACTCTCAGCTATATGTCCTATATGACTACCATCAAAGGTAACAGTATGAATTTAAACCCTACTCAGATAAAAGTAGACATACTTTATTGAATGTCAGAAAGTAGCTATTGAAAGCAagtattagaaataaaaaagtaattgatAAATGTGTGAAGTTAAGTAAGTTCTAGCTGACGATGACTGACACGATTCTTGATATAATTGTCTACACTTATGAActtatttaaatgctttaaattgAGTTTCATagaaaattctaataaaatgttatttccgATTTATGTACAGCATACTGCCATTGGTGAGAAAAGAGGAACCATTTAAAGATTGTAATGAATGCTttgaaaattgtatttgtatgtttttttattgtaaaagtgTACCAAATATTCAgtctatataaatatagtaaaataaaagtataaagtataaagtgaAACATGGTGTAGAAGCACAACTCCTCAAATATTTTCCATCCTTGCCTACTAGCAGAAATTAATCTTCCCTGAGAGCAGCTGAATTTACTCTCTTCTGTCATTCAATAAAGGAACAACAATCAAAaagattttcatttctttagtttttcttataaattatacatttgacattttactACTATAAGAAGAATGAACATTTCCTGACATTTCAGTAAAAGTACATCAAAAAGCAAACTCTACTTGTACTACAAGCTATGGAGAAATAAAACCTCCTTcaaagatttagaaaaaaaggtCAGCATTCCTATAGACAATAGATCAGCAAATACTGAACTGTAAATAGTGAATAGTGTAATGGGTTTTAAATGTCTCATGCACCAACGCATTCGTTtctatatttgttttctttattttctgattGTTGTACACCTTTTCAACAATGCTTGCAAATTTCAAAACGCTTGTACATTCTGATAGTCTGATATGACAGTATTAATAAAGGAACAACATTTGATTAAAACAGTGTGTggttttaattgaataaaaaaagtaatcaaTAAAACCTCTATCTTGTTTGTTGTTTGAGCAAACATTTGATTAAGCATTCTGAAAAGGAGAGTTTCATTATGTTATTTAATAGATCATTTCTATACTCAGCTTGGCGGTTTTTTAAtcaacaaaatggaaaaaaggtcACTTTTCACAGATTAGTTCTGTGGACAGTCTCATTTATTATATaccaaaatactgtatattatagtgtattatggAGATGGCTGAACTGAGCCCAAAGTTGGCCAGAGATCTTAGATTTTACTCACCATGCCATATTTGAGAAgagaaattttatttttttttagttaaaaaaaaggacCATGTCTCTCTTTAGAGGTCACTGAAGAGTTACATTAGGATATTCTATCTTAGGATAGCATAACCATGGCACCTTAaatttgaatataatatttggtataattcaacatttattttagGCCTTAATCaagttagatttttatttagccATTCATATGAAAAAGATGGGCACCACTGGAATATGTTATGTCTAGTAAAGCAAAGTACATTTGCATGTCTGTTAGAATCAGGGGAAAAGCCAATTTGA comes from the Silurus meridionalis isolate SWU-2019-XX chromosome 3, ASM1480568v1, whole genome shotgun sequence genome and includes:
- the si:ch211-184m13.4 gene encoding G-protein coupled receptor 183 produces the protein MATQSPSNESISNQSCNVFTNKESAQILFPVFYITVLVVSVSGNSLVLYITSQKKKKCNSTTLYLINLAISDTLFTLALPGRITYYIRGFDWPFGDLFCRLTAVIFYSNTYTGIAFMTCISADRYLAMVHPHRCPKLRSLKVVRRICILVWAIVFLETSPMLFRSMMKEWEGQKTCMEFSNLDESAKTPYVLLLACVIGFCVPLGLILGCYSQINSKLSKMAKENPMTGKSGKSSRAKNIILLILLSFMLCFCPYHINIMQFMVRRLLHKPSCEEKKAFKMSLQITVSMMNLNCCLDPVIYFFAIKTYKQRVMSIFKGYMPASLSSKSMPDNSTSNT